AACGACAAAGTACTTAAATCAGTACGATCTTGAGCCatcataaagaaaaaaaatatgcataatTTATGTTCTCTTTTagtttcagaaaaaaaacacCTAATATTTCTTCGTGTTGCCTCTAGGATCAATATGCGTTTTTAGATGACCaacaaattattattttttatttatttgtaccAAACTATCAAGAAGGCCCTTCGTTACCTGCTTGATACAGTATTAGGGCAATGGAAAAAATATTTTGTTACTGTAATAAAATCAATCAGCGAGGAATTTGCATTTTAACTTCTTGTCAAACATTATTGTGCATGCAAATCTACTTTTATGTAGCATCAATTCCATGGCGACATGTTTGATCTTTGCCTGATTTATCAATCATTAAAAAGTTGATTCACGAACTTATatatgtaatttgtttttttacaTTTCTGATCCAATTGAATGATTATTTAGTTGAATGGACCACCTTGCAAGAAGAATCTACACAGCTTCAATGAGTGCAGTAGTTCAAAGAATCTTGAAAGGACCAAATGCAGATGGTCACCAGAGGAAAGTTTTTAGGACTTTAAGTTTTATTATCTATGCTGTTTATCTTTTTTATCCCATCTTGTCTTCCAAGAGAAATAAACTGATTTTCCTTCCAGGAAGATGAGCTACTCACTAAATTGGTAAACAAACATGGGACCAAAAACTGGCAAACTATTGCATGCGCTTTACCTGACCGGAATGCACATGCATGCTTATCAAGGTAACTTATTGTTTGCACCGTATTATATATTCTTTTAAAGTTATGAATGTGACAAACTTTGCTCCATTATCTTGAATTACTACATTCGAAATGGTATATCTTCTTATTCTAAAACAGAATGTCGACCAACCTAAGAGGAACAAGGTCACATTATAGGCAGCCAAAAGTTGAGCTAGAGGACTCGAACCTTGGTAGTGTAGGTGTACACCCAACTCCTTCGACCAATTGAGCTATGCTCATTTCCTTATATCCTATTGTTTTGATCATTTAGTAGGCTATATTTAGCTTGCATTCCCATAACAAGGTGCTGTGACCACCATAGCGATATTTACTCAGCAGCTACCAGCTTGCCACATTGTCGTCCAAAAACTTTTCTATGCTGCATCTGACTAGCTGACAGCATGGTGTAGCCTTCTTGTTGATATAGTTGCATGTCATGGCTACTGGTAGTTTGACCTTATTCAGATTTCTCCAAGTAACAACCCAGATGGTTGCTTGTGACAAATCACAAAAAGTTCTTAGGAATCCTGATTCTCTGTATATTGCAATGCAACTTCTGCATTAGAAACTATTTTTGGAATACCTTTTTTGCTACTGTAACATAGTAAGTTGTTTGGCACCTTATACAATCTTTTCAACACTCATGCCTCTTCAGGACTTCTCTATGAAAGGCTGTAAGGCTCAAAAGGAAAAAACAAATCTTCACTCCGAATTTCTTCCAGACCTCATCTCCTAGAAATTGTTTACACTATTAATTTAATCATTGTTATAAATTAGAAACCTTAATGAATTTGATCAGTAGTGGTGTCAGAATGTCTGTTATATCATTTGACCATCTGCATTCAAATTCATTAGCTACTTAGTGTTTTTTCCACTTTTGTGCTGATGGACATTTAACACAGATGGAAATACATTCTAGACCCAGCAATAAACAAAGAGGCTTGGTCGCAACAAGAGGAGCTAAGATTGATTCGTGCACATCAAATATATGGAAACAAGTGGTGCAAAATGGCCAAACATTTCCCAGGGAGGTATGATTGGATGGTCTCGCACCCACCTCTCTTTATGTTAGCTACTAGAGTCTGTGCTTTGCTTTGAGGGGCACCGGCACGAAGCTTCTTGGTCACCTGTTGTCTGTTGATTTTCATTGTTCCCTTAGTGAAAACTCATTATGCATCTACCCTCTGAAACTACTGTGACGGTGGCACTAAAATTATTGGCATGGTGTACAACCAGGACAAATAATGCACTCAAGGAACACTGGAGGGGCTCTATGAAAAGAAAACTGGATTCATATTTAGCCTCAGGATTGCTCGAACAAGTTCCCGACCTTCATGAAAATCTATCAATTCCACAGAGCAGTCAGTCAGATATTCCAAAGGACAGCAAAGTTTCATCTGATAGAATTCGATTTTCATCAAGGTCCAAATTTAAACAAAATATCACAGAACTAAGTGGAGATACTTCAGTAGGAGAAAGTTCTGACTCCATCTATGCTAAAGCATTTGATGCCCATTCAGCCAAAGTCTCTGAAAATATAATAGCTAAACCGCAGCAGTGGGCAACAGCAAAAAAGAAACTGGATTTGGTGTCAAGCCCAGTGAAGCTCAAGGTGCGCACTGATGCCaaggctttgttgttgttttgTGCACTTTGTATCTTTTTGGTCATTAGAATGCATATGCAGTTCTAGGTAACTGATAAGTTATATACTGATTTATTCATACCAAACTGCAAAGAAAGGCCTTTGTTAGTTCATGATTTTAAGGCTGCAGCAATTCTAGACCAACTGCTATGTTACTCTAGTACATAACCCTAATCGACAAAGAGAATGCATTTTAACTCATTGTCAAAAGCTTATTGTGTATGGATCTTTTGCTGTAATAAGAACATCTATGCCTGCTTATGCTTTCACTTGTATGCATCTTCTGCTGTAATAAATCTTAATTTTTTTACTAATTTCTGATCCAACTTAATGATTTGTTAGCACTTAATTTTTGGTAGTTTTCGTAATTTGTGTTAATATAATGGTATCCCAGTGCTTATGTTTGTTTTAACTATGGATGCAGAgtgatgtaccacctgaaactGTCAAACACCATCATCAAGAAATTGAATCAGAAAAGACAGGTAGTACTTAGAATGCATATTCATTAACGGTTGGTCGTTCTCCCAACTAGTTGGGGGATGTTTTCATTAGTGATGATTAAAATAATTGGAGATTCATTTAATGTACTTCAGATATCCCTGTTTATGCACGCAAAGCTGACTTTACTAATTACTACTAGTTGCTTCTATCAGGCTCAGCCCCATCCCATCCCACccccaccttttttttttgcgaaggcACTTGGGTTAATTCAAATCCTTATTTCACATTGGGTACTTTGTAGCATTATAGTTTTCATGTGGTCTCTTCTTGGTTCTTGCATCATTATGATTATATTGCTGTTCCTGTTATAGATGCATCATGGTTAGCTTTCATATAATACTATCATAAGCCCTCCTATAGGTTAAATTTGATTACTTGCTACATTCACATCTTTGTAGAATAGAAGTGTAGAGCTTATGTATTTAGATTTGGCTTTATTTGAAGCAGAGGGCCCACCATGCAAGAAAAATGGCTACTGCTTCAAGCAGGGAAGTACTTTAAAAAATTCTGAAAGGACCAAAGGCAGATGGTTAGCAGAGGAAAGTTGTTATCAACAACAGATTTAATTAACCATGTCAACTTGGGTTTGTTCATGCTCACTGAGAAAAAGAAATTGTATTTTCCTGTAGGAAGATGAAATTCTCACTAAAATGGTTACCAAGCATGGGCTGAAAAACTGGCGAACTATTGCATCTGCTATACCCGGCCGAAATGCACTACAATGCCGAATAAGGTAATTAGCTATTGATTTATAGTACTGAACTGTTTGTTCCTTTTTGTTGTTCGAGATGTGACAATTTTCATTTACTTGATTTAAATCAGCGTCTTGTATAGGTAACATCATTTTGCATTCATCATTTTTGTTGCCTATGTTTAGCTTGCATGACCACAACAATCTGCTGGAACCATCATGCAATCATCAGCCTACCACTGTTCTACTCTGAAGATGCACCTCTGTCGATACATTTGCTCACTGTTAACTTGTACTTATAAAGATTTTGATCGCGAGCAACAAAACTGGATGTTTGCACCTTTTTTCTTGAAGACACAGGAAAACTGCATGTTATTCCATTAAGAAGAAAGAATAAGTTATGGAAGTTTGTGCAGTTTTAAGTATTATACTTGCGCCTTTGAACAACTTTGACTACCAAAGCAAGCTCTGCTCTTGGCCATATAGGCGACTACCGCACTTTGTCCTCGGCTCCGGCACCATAGTTGCACCTACTCCTCTGCAACCCATAGCAAGAACTGACCGTTCCTTTGCTCATTGTGGCCAATACTGTTTGCTTTGTAATGTTACTTTTGTAATATGAAGATGCCACCTTCTGCCCACATAGTAGAAACCATAAAATGGAGATGACATCTTGTGCCCGCATAATAGGAACCACAAAAGGAATATGACATCTTATGCTCACTTCATTTAAGGAGAAAGTATGATGCCTCTTCTCACGGTGGACTGGTTAGAGCGTTGAACCCCTAGAGTCGTCGGAACTCCTGTCCTGACCAGGTTTGATGCTTGACACATTCTTAGGACAGCCTGGGGGTAGTCTCCCCCAATGGTTaaggtcttttttttttatgatATCTCTTCTGCGAATGTAAAATAACGAAAGTATTTTGTCCTGAATACGGTCTTTTCAAAACTTATTAAGCTGCTTCAGAACTGTATGTACGGTTCATATAATTTTCTGCGGTACAAAATCCCTTCAGACAGCATATCATGATCCTGTTTGAAACTACTCATTTTGTTAACTATCATTGTCAATTAGAAGCTTTTTATGGGTTGGAGTATGGACTAGTGAGAATTTTCAGTATGCATTGGCACTCTGCATTCAACTCACTAGAATTGACTCTGTTGATGGGCCTTCAATACAGATGGACACGCAGTCTGGACCCAGCAATAAACAAAGAGGATTGGTCAGAACaggaggagctaaaattgattCGTGCTCATCAAATATATGGAAGCCAGTGGCTTAAAATGGTCAAACATTTCCCAGGGAGGTACGATTGGATGATCTTTactgtaaaaaaataaaatgaaatgcACACTGCCTATTGAAAATGCTTTGTATGTGCGACCAGGACAAATCATGCACTCAAAGAACACTGGAGAGGATGTATGAAAGGAAAACTGAATTATTATTTAGCCTCAGGAATGCTAGAACAAATTCCAGACCTGCAAGAAAATCTATCAGTTCCAGAGAGCAGTCATTCAGAGATTCCAAAGGATGGCCAGGGTTCATCAGAAAGAAATCGACCACCATCTTTACCACTAAGACCCAAATCCGAAAGTGACCTCTCAGAACATGATGAAAATGCTTATATATCAGAAGAAGAAAGTTCTCACTGCATCTATCCTAAAGGTCTTGATGCTCATTCAGCTGAAGTCTATGAAAAGGTAATAGCCAAATCAATGCAGCGTGCAAGAGCCAGAAGGAAACTGGATTTTCTGTCAACCCCAGTGGAACTCAAGGTGTGCACCGCTGCAGCAAGTTGTCAAAGGCCTCCCCCAAAAATGGAACAAACAATTCCAACCAGCGACAATAGCTCTCCACCAGATGTATGCCAAGATATTCTACAAAATGCTGCAGCAGAACGTGTGGATGTGGTTATACCAACAGCTGCTAGTAACCCTCCCAATGATATTCCTTCACAGGCAACCCCAGATCCATGCTCACCAGAGATACATGAGGCGAATGCATCAGATCCTCTGGACATGCCCTACTGTGATGACTTGATAATCGATTCTCCTCCTTATCTGCATGGCAGTAGCTTCATATAGAATGAAGAGTGTTACTTACACAATCTGACAAAGTGCAACTTCAAGTATTGCGCTTGCTCGGTTGCATTCTTTTGTTTAGCAAGTGCTGAGGTACAAACTTAATGCTGTCTTCCTGAAATCCAACAGCTCCACGTACAAGGAGCTCGTTGCGTGTTGGACGGAACTTTTATCTTGGCAAAAGTTGGAATAATTCTGTTTTGTTAAATGTCACTGTCTCACTGGCGTGGAGGGCAGTTTTGTAAGTTTTGAACGCGAGTTTAATTTGTTTGTTTATCCTACTTGCTGGTTGTTTGAGGGAATGTAGACCATTTACAGAAACCAACTTTTACTATTTGTAGGAAGGCCAAACATCCAAACAGTGCAAGAGGAACCAGATTCGGATTTTAAGCTTTAAAGTTTTTTCTCTAACAATGAATTTGAAATTTGGAAACTATTTGGACATGATATTGTTCTCAATTTAAATTAAGTAACAAAAAAATCcatatgaaatatattttattttttagaatacaaattaataaaaaatgtaaagaaaaaaggaaaataaatgtCCAGCTGTGCTAAGGCCCTCTGAGCCTCACGAGTCACGAGCGCTCTTGGGCTGCTTTCGTTACCCGCTCATGTGCTGGACCATCTGCTTTCATATCAACCATAGAGGAGAGATAAAAAAAACATATACATCTTTAGGAAGATTATTTTTCTTCCACATTGCATGAACACGTGGCGTCTTCCAATTGGGCAATTCGAATGCACGCTGTGCCAGGTGTCCACCATCAGTTTGGCTGGTCGGATATGTTTTTGTTTGTAAACTTCAAATGCCTTATTCTTTCAAACCAATGATCCATTTTCAGATCCATTTGAACCACCATATTGCATAGAATAAATGTAACAAAATAAGATctaatttaaatatattttttatttttcaaaaaaaatgaacaGTTGAAGTATACCATTTCATCATTTTGAATACACTATTTCAACATTTAGATATACTATTTCAATATCTATATAAAAATGTTGATTTAGTTTTTACATAATGTTGAATTAAATATTTCAAAATGTTGACTATATTAGTAATATATGAATATAGTAGTTAAACTTTTATGTAAAAATATCTTATATAATTAGAATGTTGGATTATGTTTTCTCAAGGATGTTGAATAAATCTTCTATAACATTGTATGTCAAAGTATCATATGTTGTAAGTTCATTAGAGCAGCACCAGCGTATAAAACATGAGGTACTACACGTCAACCGAGTGCTATCTAGAACAAAACTCTCCTGCATGTAGCTAAGCATACCAAGTGCTACCTCGAAAAAATATTCATTCTTGCCTAACTGTTCTCGTCCCCTAACGTTTCCTTCCCGCAGATTTACCATAGCAGTgaagaaaaatattatttactttGAAACACCGGGTGCAAAATCAAGCTGCATAGCTAAGATAGTGCTTTCGAGCACCCTCATCTCCAGTGTATGGCAATAGGAAATCTTTCTCTAAGGTTTCAGAGCACCCAAAATTCCTATGTTGGAGCTGCTCTTAGAAGAATAaaagatgaagaaaaaaaataaacaaaagccTGCACCTGCTGTCGCGTTGCATAAAAAAAGGTTTGCGCGCTAATCGGTAGTGTTGCGGTAGAGTCGAACTAATGTGCtatatttctattattattattgaTTTAGCCAAGGGACGGGTGTTAAAAAATAGGGGGGGGGGCCTGACCTGTGGGACGAACAGGGGTCCTGTCAAGGGCCAAACACCTCTTGAAGACCAAGAGACCTATGGGAAGAGAGAGGATGGTGCCCACACGTTGGGTAAGACATTTCAATAGGATCCATCACTGTTACAAAGAGAGTTAGTTGAAAAAGTATTAGTAGGAGTGGATGTGGTATCTGCTTCTATTTTTTGTAGCCAGAAATTAAATAGCTGTTTGCAGGAACGGTTGAGCGGATAACATGCCCACCCATGCAAATCGATTTATAGGGATGAGTTAGCCATGGCTTGctcctacaaatcaattttcaaaataaaaaaattgaaaatagcaaaataaaagaaaaaatatcccAGCCACCACCACAAGCCCCTCTACTACTGAGATATAATTTTTTAATGAAATATGCACACATGCATAAACCGAGGTTCAAACCGCTTACCTCAAACCTCGTGCATACCCTCCGCTCTACCACACCACACAGTCACTTGGTGACTCTATGAGGTAAGCTATTCTATTATATTAACTCtgaaaatcgatttgtaggTGCAGGTGACGCTATCACCAGCCTCTAGAAATTCATTTTTGAGGGCAGGTGACGCCATTACctacccctaaaaatatttttctattcattgtgaaaattcatttaaatatttatttatagtagaacaaataaaaaatgaaactttatattgttggttattgtgaactatagataaaaaataatatgtcaagtatatttcagtatatataaaggttaagattgtggaaacctatgaaagtatgacttgagttatatgagatactatatagttatagcCATATGTAGGGCGTAACTATTAAATGATCGTGTGATCCTAAACAGTCTTAAATGAATAATATATAAACTATAAACTTTTTAGATTTCACCACTACAACTTTGATAGGGAACTACCCTACATCCGAggttgtttgaaaaaaaaaccaaaacTTCTAGATTTTGAAAGAGTAAAGTACACCAGCGGTCCTCAAACTTGTAAGAGTGTGTCATATAGGTCCATCAACTCCGAAAGTGCATTtctgggtccctaaactttttAAGTCGTTCACCGGAGGTCCATACGCATCCATGTGGGCAGCTAGCGCTGATGTGGCACGTTGACTAGGCGCcagtctttcttcttcctccagacaTGGGTGCCAAGTGGCTCCGCtcgtccggcgagctccgcggcctCGCTCGGCAGGCGAGCTCCGCGGCGAGGGGGCACCTCCgctcgagggagggagggcggcccCGCGGCTCCGCTCGGCCGACGAGCTCCGCGGCGAGGGGGCGCCTATGctccgcgtctcctccaccgccgggtAGCCCCTGGCCTGCGGAACTCGCTGGAGCCGCCatcccgccccgcgccgcccacGTTGGTAGGAGGTGCGCGAGGAggctcgccgccgcaccgagagAACCGGATCTGGAGGGAGCACCGGCgcggggaggccgccgccgtgccatggACCCGCGCGGGCATACGCCAtggccgctgccgccatggacCGGAGGGAGGAGTGCCGACGGGAGCTCGAGCCGCGCCATGGCCCCACGGCGGAGCTCGGTCGCGCGCGGAGCTCGATGGGGGCCCGGCAGCCCGGTCTCCACACACGGTGGAGGAGCTCGAGGGAGAGGGACAGGCGCGGCGCGGGATTGGGAGGAGGGGCGAGCTCGGCCGGCGCCACCGCATGCGCGCTCGCGGGTGTTCGCCGGTGGCCACCTCGTAGGGCTCCGGTGCGGTGCGGGcctccggccgccaccgccttggcccCGCGTGGGTCCAGCCGGGACGGAGCTCCGGGGCCGCGTCCAGGCGCCCACGAGGCCGACGGGgcacgctcgccggccgcctccgccccgcctccGCTCTCGCTAGCCTTGTCGCCGGCGgaagccgcgcgccgccgcacaccATGGCGGGTGCCGTGGCAAGGACGGTGGCGGGGCACCGCGGCAAGGGTCGTGGAGGGGTGCCGCGGCAAGCGCAGAggtcgggcgcggcggcgaggatggtggcggggcgccgcggcgagcccggagcccgggcgcggcggcgaggatgggtGCGGGGTGCCACGGCGAGTGCGGtggcggggagcggcggcgagtgcgAAGGCGaagcgcagcggcggcgagggcgaaggcggAGCACAGCGGCGAGCTGGTGGCGGGGCGCGGGACGAGCGTCGCCAGcgcagggagagagggagggtggGAGCCGTCGGCGCAAGGAGAGAGGAtgggtgggagagagagaggaaggggtggagagaggaaggagagatgcATGAAAGATAAAGATGCCCAGTCAGCACGCCATGTCATCGATACTTGCTCACGTGGAGGGGTATGGACCTGCGGTGAACGACTTaaaaagtttagggacccaaaAATGCACTTTCGAAGTTGATGGACCTATATGACACACtcttacaagtttatggacctccCATGCATTTTACTCATTTTGAAATTAGAgaatttataataattttttgaattATGAAATGACCTTAGATGAAAATGTTACcaactataaaattttaggCCTCACCAATCTCTACAATTAGTTACTACAACTATCTAAGCTAAATATTTAAGAGAACCTGTTATTGTCCAAGTATTTAAGTtcattttatttgatttttgtaTGTATTGCATGCATACTTTCTTTCACATTCTGGTTGGTCCAACAGCACGAAAAGATTCCATAAAACCAACCTCACATGTCAGTATCTAAATTAGTATGTATTTAACAGTAGAGAGGAGGCAGGCGGCTCAGGCCATTGACATAGAGGAGGATAGGTTGGAGGATGCCGTTGGAGATGGCAAGGATGAGGTGTCGGTGGTGAGATAGGAGCATAGCACGAAGGAGCCCAGGTGGAGATGCAAATGGAGCTGGCGGTGTTAAGAAGGGTGGTATTGTTATGAATTCAGCTTAATTACATGGGAATGAATTGTGAAAGGATCTAggtgatgcctagaggggggtgaataggcgaacctgtaaaaaatctgaaaaattcttCGCAACGGATTAGTCTGAAGGAAGTTCCGACACCTTTGTAGGAAGTTCCGATGGATAGGAACTTCCGACAATTGTATAGGAGCTTCCGACAATGGTAAGAATTTGAACGAATTATAAGTTTTCAGATGAATCTGGGAAAAGTGTTTGAATCAAAAGTTTACTAATAAGTCCTAGAGCAACCTGCAAGTGAATTCCCACAAAGGAACACTCCACAAAAGTAGATCGGGACAAAACGAGCTCAAAGTCAACAAGAACAAGTTAAGAACAATAAGAACAAGAGACACTCGATTtatttcccgaagttcacacccaaaGGTGCTATGTCTctgttgaggaaggattcaagAGTAGACGCTCAAGAATCCCTATGCTCCTcacccaagggcgagatcacctctcaagctcAAGGTCACTTACTATGAGTTTCTCGAAGAGGAATGGAGATTACAAACTTCCCGGGGCGCACACACGCGAGAGGACGCTCCACGAGCGACGTCTAACCGTCTAGAAGCAAGCTTCAAGAGTAACAAACGTGAAACGACGGTTGGAGATGCTTCAAGTTCTCATGAGATGGAGAGGGCTGCTCACACAAGTTAATGGCTCAAGCTCACACTCAAATCTTGCTCTCACCCAAGCCCTAGCTCGAATCCTCACAAAGTTTAGCTCTTGGAAGGATTGGGGAGAAGTTTTGGAAGCCCTAAAGTGTGTTGTGTTCGTGGAGGCAGCAGCAAATGAGTGAGAGGGGtgagggggtataaatacccaagCCCAAAAATATAGCCGTTGTTGTGCTGTTATGTGGTTGTAGGAAGTTCCGACAATGTGGTAGGAACTTCCGACAAAAAGAAAACCTTTGGCCAAGAGCCCTTTATCGGCAAAGTCTAGCAACTTCTGTCAAAgggggtcggaacttccgaccccaAATTAATTCCAAGCCGAGCACCCTTTAACGGTAGAAATGAGCTACTTCCGGTGAGctgggtcggaacttccgacccctACAGAAAAAACAGGCACAAGTGCTCAAGTGGGTGCATGGTGACTCTCATGGGATGTTAGTATTTTAATTAGCCACTAAAGCATCTCCAAGACATCTTTTTGCATCCCTCTTAACAGTACGGTatttcctatactcaaattcaaaaatagaaaaacaataaTAGATCTACAAGGTAGCTCAAACACCATTTCAAAAGCGAATATGGCGCCGTTAAATGCACTTTCTCATTTTCAATGATTTTTGAACCTGCTCATCACTTGATAAACGTATTAGCTCCTTAATTGTGCGTGTCATTAACACCAAAACCAACTTAGGGGGCCAAATGCACTTTCAAATTGAAATCTCAACGTATGACATTGTTGATATTTGTCTCATCACAGAAGTTAGACTTATGTATCTTTGACTGGAATCTATAGAAATGATATAGTCTTAATTGAAAAATATGTACCTTGTATACCATGTTTTTTTTCATATCATTCTTTGTTgcattgaaaatttttgggatcCCGTGGGCACTAATAACCAAGTATATAATAAATATAAACCAGCAACACTATCTATCAATCCATGCTCTTGTCTCGGTTGGTAATTTTGGGGAACATATTTGATAGAAATATGTTGATACATTTGGGGCCCAtaatacaaaaat
This window of the Panicum virgatum strain AP13 chromosome 1K, P.virgatum_v5, whole genome shotgun sequence genome carries:
- the LOC120697350 gene encoding myb-like protein AA isoform X1; amino-acid sequence: MEQSSDGMPRPRRNVSSTNHSTNSDAVAEGTLNGPPCKKNLHSFNECSSSKNLERTKCRWSPEENELLTKLVNKHGTKNWQTIACALPDRNAHACLSRWKYILDPAINKEAWSQQEELRLIRAHQIYGNKWCKMAKHFPGRTNNALKEHWRGSMKRKLDSYLASGLLEQVPDLHENLSIPQSSQSDIPKDSKVSSDRIRFSSRSKFKQNITELSGDTSVGESSDSIYAKAFDAHSAKVSENIIAKPQQWATAKKKLDLVSSPVKLKSDVPPETVKHHHQEIESEKTEGPPCKKNGYCFKQGSTLKNSERTKGRWLAEENEILTKMVTKHGLKNWRTIASAIPGRNALQCRIRWTRSLDPAINKEDWSEQEELKLIRAHQIYGSQWLKMVKHFPGRTNHALKEHWRGCMKGKLNYYLASGMLEQIPDLQENLSVPESSHSEIPKDGQGSSERNRPPSLPLRPKSESDLSEHDENAYISEEESSHCIYPKGLDAHSAEVYEKVIAKSMQRARARRKLDFLSTPVELKVCTAAASCQRPPPKMEQTIPTSDNSSPPDVCQDILQNAAAERVDVVIPTAASNPPNDIPSQATPDPCSPEIHEANASDPLDMPYCDDLIIDSPPYLHGSSFI
- the LOC120697350 gene encoding myb-like protein A isoform X2; translation: MEQSSDGMPRPRRNVSSTNHSTNSDAVAEGTLNGPPCKKNLHSFNECSSSKNLERTKCRWSPEENELLTKLVNKHGTKNWQTIACALPDRNAHACLSRWKYILDPAINKEAWSQQEELRLIRAHQIYGNKWCKMAKHFPGRTNNALKEHWRGSMKRKLDSYLASGLLEQVPDLHENLSIPQSSQSDIPKDSKVSSDRIRFSSRSKFKQNITELSGDTSVGESSDSIYAKAFDAHSAKVSENIIAKPQQWATAKKKLDLVSSPVKLKSDVPPETVKHHHQEIESEKTEGPPCKKNGYCFKQGSTLKNSERTKGRWLAEENEILTKMVTKHGLKNWRTIASAIPGRNALQCRIRRKYDASSHGGLVRALNP
- the LOC120697350 gene encoding transcription factor MYB3R-1-like isoform X3, with the translated sequence MEQSSDGMPRPRRNVSSTNHSTNSDAVAEGTLNGPPCKKNLHSFNECSSSKNLERTKCRWSPEENELLTKLVNKHGTKNWQTIACALPDRNAHACLSRWKYILDPAINKEAWSQQEELRLIRAHQIYGNKWCKMAKHFPGRTNNALKEHWRGSMKRKLDSYLASGLLEQVPDLHENLSIPQSSQSDIPKDSKVSSDRIRFSSRSKFKQNITELSGDTSVGESSDSIYAKAFDAHSAKVSENIIAKPQQWATAKKKLDLVSSPVKLKSDVPPETVKHHHQEIESEKTGR